The following coding sequences are from one Clostridioides difficile ATCC 9689 = DSM 1296 window:
- the flgL gene encoding flagellar hook-associated protein FlgL — protein sequence MRVSTGMMSSSYLNSLQDNLQRLDKVNRQVNTTKEINKLSDNPYKAIKILNSKSEIKTMETYVENCKDTGNWLETTDTALDQLGKLLSDIKKTLVASGDGAYSDDELKTLSNETNEKMKEIANALNATHEGKYIFSGSNTGVPPVECIDNADGSVSLKFNSSLNLNKLNDSLSMDIAQGISVDYNVKLSSLGFDPTKTDPFEELNNISKKLANPDADAIKELTTTCLGDMEQLIENTVNVRSIYGTKANTVEAMKEKNDDSLIQLKDILSQNEEIDYGEKLVQLKAAELTYQASLQTGGKLFNVSILDYI from the coding sequence ATGAGAGTCAGTACAGGTATGATGTCTAGCAGCTATCTAAACTCACTACAAGATAATCTACAAAGATTGGATAAGGTTAATAGACAAGTTAATACAACAAAAGAAATAAACAAGCTATCAGATAATCCATATAAAGCAATAAAGATATTAAACTCAAAAAGTGAAATAAAGACTATGGAGACTTATGTTGAGAATTGTAAAGATACAGGGAATTGGTTAGAAACTACTGATACTGCATTAGATCAGCTTGGAAAATTATTATCAGACATAAAGAAAACTTTGGTGGCAAGTGGTGATGGTGCATACTCAGATGATGAATTAAAGACTCTTAGTAATGAAACTAATGAAAAAATGAAAGAAATTGCAAATGCTTTAAATGCAACACATGAAGGGAAGTACATATTTTCAGGTTCAAATACGGGGGTACCACCTGTTGAATGTATAGATAATGCTGATGGTTCAGTGAGTTTAAAGTTTAATTCTAGTCTAAATCTTAATAAATTAAATGACTCTTTGAGTATGGATATAGCTCAAGGAATAAGTGTAGATTATAACGTTAAATTGAGTAGCCTTGGATTTGACCCAACAAAAACTGACCCATTTGAAGAGTTAAATAACATATCAAAAAAATTAGCAAATCCAGATGCTGATGCTATAAAAGAGCTTACAACAACTTGTTTGGGCGATATGGAACAACTAATAGAAAATACAGTAAATGTTAGGTCTATATATGGGACAAAAGCAAATACAGTAGAGGCTATGAAGGAAAAAAACGATGATAGTTTGATACAGTTAAAGGATATTTTGTCACAAAATGAAGAAATAGATTATGGTGAAAAACTTGTTCAATTAAAGGCAGCAGAGTTAACTTATCAAGCTTCACTACAAACAGGAGGAAAGTTATTTAATGTATCTATATTAGATTACATATAA
- the fliW gene encoding flagellar assembly protein FliW, translated as MMKVTLKKGILGFENLKEYELLDIEDNDYLKEFNSTEEEGIGFVVVSPFEIINEYEIVLNQETIEKLEVKSPKDVVLFNIITLGQTFEESTVNMKAPIVINIKTNFGMQIILQDDKYSIRHPLLRGDNGC; from the coding sequence ATGATGAAGGTTACATTAAAAAAAGGTATATTAGGTTTTGAAAATTTAAAAGAATATGAGCTTTTAGATATAGAAGATAATGATTATTTAAAAGAATTTAATTCTACTGAAGAAGAAGGTATAGGATTTGTTGTTGTATCTCCATTTGAGATTATCAATGAATATGAAATAGTTTTAAATCAGGAAACAATAGAAAAACTAGAAGTGAAATCTCCAAAGGATGTTGTATTATTTAATATAATTACTCTTGGTCAGACATTTGAAGAATCAACTGTGAACATGAAAGCTCCTATAGTGATAAATATAAAAACTAATTTTGGAATGCAAATAATTTTACAGGATGATAAATATTCAATAAGGCATCCATTATTGAGAGGTGATAATGGATGCTAG
- the csrA gene encoding carbon storage regulator CsrA, translated as MLVISRKKDEAVLIGESIEVKIVGVDGNNVKLAISAPNNISILRKEIYEKVKSENIKATNKNIKILKSLK; from the coding sequence ATGCTAGTAATTTCAAGAAAAAAAGATGAAGCAGTACTTATAGGAGAAAGCATAGAAGTAAAAATTGTAGGAGTAGATGGAAACAATGTAAAACTAGCTATATCAGCGCCTAACAATATAAGTATATTAAGAAAAGAAATATACGAAAAAGTAAAGAGTGAGAATATAAAAGCTACAAATAAAAATATAAAAATTTTAAAGTCATTAAAATAA
- the fliS gene encoding flagellar export chaperone FliS has protein sequence MYGENPYNSYKQNAVFMASKEQLLLMLVDGAVKYTKIAKTAILDKNTQKAHRELIRVQDIFTELMVTLDQNAGQWAKDMYRVYDFVRYELSRANIRKDIQIIDNVLPVIEQIKDTWHEADKKSKEERSRYK, from the coding sequence ATGTATGGAGAAAATCCTTATAATTCTTATAAACAAAATGCTGTTTTTATGGCATCAAAGGAACAATTGTTACTTATGCTTGTTGATGGAGCAGTAAAATATACCAAAATAGCCAAAACAGCTATCTTAGATAAAAATACACAAAAAGCGCATAGAGAGCTTATAAGAGTTCAGGATATATTTACAGAACTAATGGTTACATTAGACCAAAATGCAGGTCAATGGGCAAAGGATATGTACAGAGTTTATGATTTTGTAAGATATGAACTTTCAAGAGCTAATATTAGAAAAGACATTCAAATAATAGATAATGTGTTGCCTGTAATAGAACAAATTAAAGATACTTGGCATGAAGCTGATAAAAAAAGTAAAGAAGAAAGAAGTAGGTACAAATAA
- the fliS gene encoding flagellar export chaperone FliS, with the protein MELNLAELDKLSKEELLLMLVDGTVKYTNISKEALLNNDYLKAHNELVRVQNIFTELMTTLDQDAGQWAKDMYKVYEFIKSELAIADENKDIKIIDDILPIVKQIRDTWHEVYNQLKI; encoded by the coding sequence ATGGAATTAAATTTAGCTGAATTAGATAAGTTATCAAAAGAGGAATTACTATTGATGCTTGTAGATGGAACAGTAAAATATACCAATATATCCAAAGAAGCTCTTTTAAATAACGACTATTTGAAAGCACATAATGAACTTGTAAGAGTTCAAAATATATTTACAGAACTAATGACTACATTAGACCAAGATGCAGGTCAATGGGCAAAGGATATGTATAAAGTTTATGAATTTATAAAATCTGAATTAGCAATAGCTGATGAAAATAAAGATATTAAAATAATTGATGATATATTGCCAATAGTAAAACAAATTAGAGATACATGGCATGAAGTTTACAATCAACTAAAAATATAA
- the fliD gene encoding flagellar filament capping protein FliD, producing MSSISPIRVTGLSGNFDMEGIIEASMIRDKEKVDKAKQEQQIVKWKQEIYRNVIQESKDLYDKYLSVNSPNSIVSEKAYSSTRITSSDESIIVAKGSAGAEKINYQFAVSQMAEPAKFTIKLNSSEPIVQQFPPNASGASSLTIGDVNIPISEQDTTSTIVSKINSLCADNDIKASYSEMTGELIISRKQTGSSSDINLRVIGNDNLAQQIANDNGITFINDAGGNKVANVYGKNLEADVTDEHGRVTHISKEQNSFNIDNIDYNVNSKGTAKLTSVTDTEEAVKNMQAFVDDYNKLMDKVYGLVTTKKPKDYPPLTDAQKEDMTTEEIEKWEKKAKEGILRNDDELRGFVEDIQSAFFGDGKNIIALRKLGINESENYNKKGQISFNADTFSKALIDDSDKVYKTLAGYSSNYDDKGMFEKLKDIVYEYSGSSTSKLPKKAGIEKTASASENVYSKQIAEQERNISRLVEKMNDKEKRLYAKYSALESLLNQYSSQMNYFSQAQGN from the coding sequence ATGTCAAGTATAAGTCCTATAAGAGTTACAGGTCTTTCAGGAAATTTTGATATGGAAGGCATAATCGAAGCTAGTATGATTAGAGACAAGGAAAAAGTTGATAAAGCAAAACAAGAACAACAAATCGTTAAATGGAAGCAAGAAATATATAGAAATGTTATACAAGAATCAAAAGATCTTTATGATAAATATCTAAGCGTAAATTCTCCTAATAGTATAGTAAGTGAAAAAGCATACTCTTCTACAAGAATAACCAGTTCTGATGAAAGTATTATAGTAGCAAAAGGCTCAGCTGGTGCAGAAAAAATAAATTATCAATTTGCAGTTTCTCAAATGGCTGAACCAGCAAAATTTACTATTAAATTAAATTCAAGTGAACCTATTGTTCAACAGTTTCCTCCAAATGCTAGTGGAGCGAGTTCTTTAACTATAGGAGATGTAAATATACCAATATCTGAACAAGATACTACAAGTACTATTGTAAGTAAGATAAACTCCCTTTGCGCAGATAATGATATAAAGGCTTCTTATAGTGAGATGACAGGTGAATTGATTATTTCAAGAAAACAGACTGGTTCGTCATCAGACATTAATTTAAGAGTAATTGGAAATGACAATTTAGCTCAGCAAATTGCTAATGATAATGGTATCACATTTATAAATGATGCTGGTGGAAACAAAGTGGCAAATGTATATGGAAAGAATCTAGAAGCTGATGTAACTGATGAACATGGAAGAGTAACTCATATAAGTAAAGAACAAAATTCATTTAATATAGATAATATTGACTATAATGTAAATTCAAAAGGAACTGCAAAGTTGACTTCTGTCACTGATACTGAAGAAGCTGTTAAAAATATGCAAGCATTTGTGGATGATTATAATAAACTGATGGACAAGGTCTATGGTTTAGTTACTACTAAAAAACCAAAAGATTATCCGCCTCTTACAGATGCCCAAAAAGAAGATATGACAACTGAAGAAATAGAAAAATGGGAAAAGAAAGCTAAAGAAGGTATACTTAGAAATGATGATGAGTTAAGAGGTTTTGTTGAAGATATTCAATCTGCATTTTTTGGAGATGGAAAAAATATTATTGCATTAAGAAAACTAGGTATCAATGAAAGTGAAAATTACAATAAAAAAGGTCAAATATCATTTAATGCAGATACTTTTTCAAAGGCTCTTATAGATGATAGTGATAAGGTATACAAAACACTAGCAGGTTATTCTTCGAATTATGATGATAAGGGAATGTTTGAAAAGCTAAAAGATATTGTATATGAATATTCTGGAAGTTCAACTTCTAAACTTCCTAAAAAAGCAGGTATAGAAAAAACTGCTTCTGCTAGTGAAAATGTATATTCAAAACAAATTGCAGAGCAAGAAAGAAATATAAGCAGGTTAGTTGAAAAAATGAATGATAAAGAGAAAAGACTTTATGCTAAATATTCAGCCTTAGAATCTTTGTTGAATCAGTATTCTTCCCAAATGAATTATTTCTCACAAGCACAGGGTAATTAA
- a CDS encoding flagellar protein FliT → MDKLKEKLNLYKDISLQIINLIEKEEYIKISIKLGERQEIINSVSEIDRNDFIQLYNRMELIEIDSRIRDILQGQLLEVKKELHEYKLTKQVNTMYYNLNREKVNIFNKKV, encoded by the coding sequence ATGGATAAATTAAAAGAAAAATTAAATTTATATAAAGATATATCTTTACAAATTATAAATTTGATTGAAAAGGAAGAATATATAAAGATAAGTATTAAGTTAGGTGAAAGACAAGAGATTATAAATAGTGTAAGTGAAATTGATAGAAATGATTTTATACAGCTTTATAATAGAATGGAATTAATTGAAATTGATAGCAGGATAAGAGATATTTTACAAGGACAATTATTAGAAGTAAAAAAAGAATTACATGAGTATAAGCTTACTAAACAAGTGAACACAATGTATTATAACTTAAATAGAGAAAAAGTAAATATTTTTAATAAAAAAGTATAA